The genomic stretch cctactataaaaagtcaatggaccccatctctaaagtggactactcctttaacctCACAGTTTGTGTAAGAAATGTTATTAGACACttgggggcagtttcccggaaagggcttatcctagtccaagactaaaatgcatgtttgatctgCTTTAACTTAAAAACACCATGTCCTGGctaattttaacatatatcggtgacattgttttgtctcaagatgcacacctgtagtgttttttgtaaggtaatATATGTTTGTAAAATTACCTAATATAAATAAGGTCTAGTCCCGGATtacctaaaccctgtctgggcaACCGCGCCCCTTAGGAAAAAAGTGTCAATGTAACATTCAAGTAAGATTTGTCAATAGTGTGTTGTCATGATTTCCTTTAAAGTACGTCAAAGATGTTTTGTTCTCTTGTGCTTGGTTAAAAGGTCATAGCCTGATTGACACTAAATTTTGTAATTGACCATGTTTTGCACTTTTTTTCTTTCTAGTTatatggttttaaaaatgtcctctAAAATGGCCAGCTCAAACAACCTGGTTCATGCTAGGAAGATGGTACAGCAACTGAGAGTTGAGGCCAGTATTGAGAGGATAAAGGTAAagttcattttgtttttctaatattggtttaatttgtttaaatttcTAATGATAATGTACATGGATCATGAAACCTTTGTTACCTCCTGACACTTCCAGATATCGAAAGCCTCAGCGGACCTCATGCGGTACTGTGGAGAGCACGCCAAATATGACCCTCTTCTCATGGGCATCCCTGCCTCAGAAAACCCTTTCAAGGACAAAAAGCCTTGCAATATATTGTAATGGAACTTGCGCTACAAACGTCTTATTTAAATACTTTTACTCAACTTTGCCTTAAGTCCAATTTTAGCTCTTTAGTATAACTTTGTGCCATGTTTTAACTATATCTAGttcttacagtatttattactgtaaataaacataattCAGTACTAATTAATTGCCATCTTGGTAATTATTAGCAATGCACAGC from Paramisgurnus dabryanus chromosome 6, PD_genome_1.1, whole genome shotgun sequence encodes the following:
- the gng12a gene encoding guanine nucleotide-binding protein G(I)/G(S)/G(O) subunit gamma-12a, giving the protein MVLKMSSKMASSNNLVHARKMVQQLRVEASIERIKISKASADLMRYCGEHAKYDPLLMGIPASENPFKDKKPCNIL